The Pirellulales bacterium DNA window CGCTTTTCTTTTGGAACCAGAAGCCGATGCGCTCGCAAAGGCGCCGCGCGCGCGGCGCCTTTGCGCCAGCGATCGAGAAAGCCGGCCCACGCTAAGGCGACGCAAAAGCGCCGCGCGCGGCGCTTTTCGTTCGCTCGCAAGCGGATGCCCTACTGCGGCAACAGCGAGTGGACGCGACACGCGTGTCGCTTGCACCGCGGGACTCGCGATGCCCGGTTCCGACCGATGGTCGGCGGTCACCCCGCGTTGGTCGCCACCGACGGATCGTCGGCCACGTTCACCCACACGTGGACGTGGGGCGTGCCGCGGAAGTACCAGACGAACGCCGGTCCCTCCAGCCGCCAGCAGTCCCAGACCTGATCGTGGCCGATGTCGCCCTCCTTGTAAAAGGCCAGCGAGCAACGGTCGAGGCCCCCCTGGGCCTTCAGGCACACGGCCACTTCGTCGCGGTCCGACTGGCGATACGGCTCCAGCAGCTTTTGCAACACTTTCTGCACCTGCTGCTTCTGATCGCTCGACAGCTCCGTCACCGGGATGCCCGGCAGTTGGCCGGCGCCGCGGAAGGCGACCTGCTGCTCGACGGGCATCTTCTCGACCAGGGCGATCTTTTGCTGTTTGCCGTCGAGCATGGGAAACAGCTTGTTGGCTTCCAGCGCCTGCGGCCAGAAGACGTTTCCTTCGTGGTTGGCCGGTTCGTTGAAGCCGGCGGCGGCGTGACCGTAAAAGATCGGCCCGCCGAAGGCCAGGTGGTCGGCCGTGTTGCCGTCGCAGCGCAGCGTCATGTGGCGGCCCGTCATCACAAACTCGAACTTGC harbors:
- a CDS encoding DUF3500 domain-containing protein, which encodes MQRPAQHCPDCDRLPTDPSRSSRREFLKVTAAASAAAVATTTLPLWATAADLPASAGATPESLVKVLYESLNDEQRTAVCFDWDYQEPQRGLLRTRVANNWHITKPEINSKFFTRDQQALVRQIFEGTIQPDWHKRIDQQLDDDAGGFGNEQNIAIFGKPGDGKFEFVMTGRHMTLRCDGNTADHLAFGGPIFYGHAAAGFNEPANHEGNVFWPQALEANKLFPMLDGKQQKIALVEKMPVEQQVAFRGAGQLPGIPVTELSSDQKQQVQKVLQKLLEPYRQSDRDEVAVCLKAQGGLDRCSLAFYKEGDIGHDQVWDCWRLEGPAFVWYFRGTPHVHVWVNVADDPSVATNAG